A single region of the Bacteroides luhongzhouii genome encodes:
- a CDS encoding FAD-dependent oxidoreductase, protein MKQYDAIIIGFGKAGKTLAAELSNRGWQVAIVERSNMMYGGSCPNVACVPTKTLVHEAEVSALLYHDDFPKQANMYKQAIGRKNRLTSFLRNDNYERLSKRPNVTIYTGMGSFISANTIKVTLPEGYIELQGKEIFINTGSTPIIPAIDGIQQSQHVYTSSTLLDLSVLPHHLIIIGGGYIGLEFASMYAGFGSKVTILEGGNKFMPREDRDIANSVKEVMEKKGIEIHLNARAQSIHDTNDGVTLTYSDISDGTPYYVDGDAILIATGRKPMIEGLNLQAAGVGVDAHGAIIVNDQLRTTVPHIWAMGDVKGGSQFTYLSLDDFRIIRDQLFGDKKRDIGDRDPVQYAVFIDPPLAHIGISEEEALKRGYSFKVSRLPASSIVRTRTLRQTDGMLKAIINNHNGKIMGCTLFCADASEIINIVAMAIKTGQTSTFLRDFIFTHPSMSEGLNQLFDV, encoded by the coding sequence ATGAAACAATATGATGCAATTATTATAGGATTCGGCAAGGCAGGGAAAACCCTGGCTGCCGAACTTTCCAACCGCGGATGGCAAGTGGCCATCGTAGAACGTTCCAACATGATGTATGGAGGAAGCTGTCCGAATGTAGCCTGTGTCCCAACAAAGACACTGGTGCATGAAGCCGAGGTTTCCGCTTTGCTTTACCACGATGATTTTCCGAAGCAGGCGAATATGTACAAACAGGCCATCGGCCGAAAGAACCGCCTCACTTCCTTTCTTAGGAATGATAATTACGAAAGACTAAGCAAACGTCCTAATGTGACTATCTACACCGGGATGGGTTCTTTTATATCCGCGAATACTATAAAGGTAACACTACCTGAAGGATATATCGAGCTGCAAGGAAAAGAGATTTTTATCAATACGGGGTCTACTCCTATTATCCCGGCAATAGATGGCATTCAGCAAAGTCAGCATGTATATACCAGTAGCACGCTTCTGGACTTAAGCGTACTTCCTCATCACCTGATTATCATAGGTGGAGGATATATCGGACTGGAGTTCGCTTCTATGTATGCCGGTTTCGGCAGTAAAGTGACGATACTCGAAGGAGGAAACAAATTTATGCCTCGTGAAGATCGGGATATTGCAAACAGCGTCAAAGAAGTGATGGAGAAGAAAGGTATTGAAATCCATCTGAACGCTCGTGCGCAGTCTATCCATGACACGAATGACGGAGTGACACTGACTTACTCGGACATATCCGACGGTACTCCTTATTATGTAGATGGAGATGCCATTCTTATCGCAACGGGACGTAAACCGATGATTGAGGGATTGAATCTGCAAGCAGCGGGTGTAGGAGTTGATGCTCACGGAGCTATCATCGTAAACGATCAGTTACGCACTACTGTTCCTCATATATGGGCAATGGGAGATGTGAAAGGCGGATCGCAATTTACATATCTCTCGCTGGATGATTTCCGGATTATCCGTGACCAGCTCTTCGGCGACAAGAAACGTGATATCGGAGACCGTGATCCTGTGCAATATGCAGTGTTTATTGATCCGCCATTGGCACATATCGGAATCAGTGAAGAAGAAGCTCTGAAAAGAGGATATTCATTTAAGGTTTCCCGGTTGCCGGCTTCCTCCATCGTCCGTACCCGTACATTGAGGCAGACTGATGGTATGCTAAAAGCTATCATCAATAATCATAACGGGAAGATTATGGGCTGTACTCTATTCTGCGCCGATGCTTCAGAAATCATCAATATCGTAGCTATGGCGATAAAAACAGGGCAAACCTCTACATTCTTGCGCGATTTTATCTTCACGCATCCCAGTATGAGTGAGGGATTAAATCAACTGTTTGATGTATAA
- the cdd gene encoding cytidine deaminase produces MKDLTITAIIKVYQYDELNEADRALMKTAMEATARSYSPYSHFSVGAAALLGNGTVVTGTNQENAAYPSGLCAERTTLFYANSQYPDQPVVTLAIAARTEKDFIDHPIPPCGACRQVILETEKRYKQPIRILLYGKECIYEVKSIGDLLPLSFDASAMED; encoded by the coding sequence ATGAAAGACCTCACAATTACCGCTATTATTAAAGTATATCAATATGATGAGTTGAATGAGGCCGATCGGGCACTTATGAAGACTGCCATGGAGGCAACAGCTCGTAGTTATTCTCCGTACTCCCATTTCTCCGTAGGTGCCGCCGCGCTATTAGGCAACGGGACGGTGGTGACAGGAACCAATCAGGAAAATGCGGCCTATCCGTCGGGACTTTGTGCAGAACGTACTACATTATTCTATGCCAACTCTCAATATCCCGACCAACCGGTTGTCACTCTTGCCATTGCGGCACGAACGGAAAAGGACTTTATCGACCATCCGATTCCTCCCTGCGGGGCTTGCCGGCAAGTGATTCTGGAAACGGAAAAGCGTTACAAACAGCCCATCCGCATCCTATTATATGGCAAAGAATGTATCTACGAAGTAAAAAGTATAGGCGATCTACTGCCATTATCATTTGACGCATCAGCAATGGAGGATTAA
- a CDS encoding NAD(P)/FAD-dependent oxidoreductase: MSLNIAKTNKKRVVIVGGGFGGLKLANKLKKSGFQVVLIDKNNYHQFPPLIYQVASAGMEPTSISFPFRKIFQHRKDFYFRMAEVRAIFPEKNMIQTSIGKAEYDYLVLAAGTTTNYFGNKHIEEEAMPMKNVSEAMGLRNALLANLERALTCSTKQEQQELLNIVIVGGGATGIEIAGILSEMKKFVLPNDYPDMPSSLMHIYLIEAGPRLLAGMSEESSAHAEQFLREMGVNILLNKRVVDYRDHKVVLEDGTEIATRTFIWVSGVTGVTIGNLDASLIGRGGRIKVDSFNRVEGMSNVFAIGDQCIQLADENYPNGHPQLAQVAIQQGELLAKNLIRIEKGQEMKPFHYRNLGSMATVGRNRAVAEFSKVKMQGWFAWVMWLVVHLRSILGVRNKVIVLLNWIWNYFTYDQSMRMIVYARKAKEIRDREKLEETNHWGKELIQEPKQHSPQESREPSGQEKNSK, from the coding sequence ATGAGTCTTAACATTGCAAAAACTAATAAGAAACGTGTCGTCATAGTAGGCGGTGGTTTCGGTGGCTTGAAACTGGCTAACAAGCTGAAAAAGTCAGGCTTTCAGGTCGTACTGATAGATAAAAACAACTATCATCAGTTTCCTCCTTTGATTTATCAGGTGGCCTCGGCCGGTATGGAGCCAACTTCCATCTCTTTCCCCTTCCGTAAAATATTCCAGCACCGGAAAGATTTCTATTTCCGTATGGCGGAAGTACGTGCCATTTTCCCGGAAAAGAATATGATTCAGACTTCCATCGGAAAAGCGGAATATGACTATCTGGTGTTAGCGGCAGGTACCACAACCAACTATTTCGGTAATAAACATATCGAAGAGGAAGCCATGCCAATGAAAAATGTGTCAGAAGCGATGGGATTGCGAAACGCTCTTTTGGCTAATCTGGAACGGGCGCTGACCTGTTCAACGAAACAGGAACAACAAGAACTACTGAATATCGTAATTGTAGGAGGTGGAGCAACCGGAATAGAAATAGCCGGAATACTTTCCGAGATGAAGAAATTCGTCTTGCCGAATGATTATCCTGATATGCCCAGCAGTCTGATGCATATCTATTTGATTGAAGCCGGGCCGCGATTGCTTGCTGGAATGTCGGAAGAATCTTCTGCACACGCTGAACAGTTTCTTCGTGAAATGGGAGTAAATATCCTGTTGAATAAACGTGTTGTGGATTATCGTGACCATAAAGTAGTACTTGAAGATGGTACAGAGATTGCCACGCGTACTTTTATTTGGGTGAGTGGTGTCACCGGTGTGACTATCGGCAATCTGGATGCCTCTTTGATTGGACGTGGAGGACGTATTAAAGTCGATTCATTCAACCGTGTAGAAGGGATGAGCAATGTGTTTGCTATTGGTGACCAATGTATTCAGTTGGCTGATGAGAATTACCCGAACGGGCATCCTCAACTGGCACAAGTGGCGATCCAGCAAGGAGAACTGCTGGCAAAGAATCTGATTCGTATAGAGAAAGGGCAGGAAATGAAACCTTTCCATTACCGCAATTTAGGTTCGATGGCGACTGTCGGGCGCAATCGTGCCGTGGCAGAGTTTAGTAAAGTAAAGATGCAGGGATGGTTTGCCTGGGTGATGTGGCTGGTTGTTCATCTGCGTTCTATCCTTGGAGTGCGTAATAAAGTCATTGTGCTCTTGAATTGGATCTGGAATTATTTCACTTACGATCAATCTATGCGTATGATTGTCTATGCCCGTAAAGCAAAAGAAATTCGTGATCGTGAAAAGCTGGAGGAGACTAATCATTGGGGAAAAGAACTGATACAGGAACCGAAGCAACACTCTCCGCAGGAGAGCCGGGAACCTTCCGGACAAGAGAAAAATAGTAAATGA
- a CDS encoding ABC transporter ATP-binding protein, whose product MITLNSLSKIYRTDEIETVALENVNLTVERGEFLSIMGPSGCGKSTLLNIMGLLDTPTMGMVEINGIRTEGMKDKELAVFRNKTLGFVFQSFHLINSLNVMDNVELPLLYRRVGSSERKRLAQEVLEKVGLSHRMRHFPTQLSGGQCQRVAIARAIIGNPEIILADEPTGNLDSKMGAEVMELLHRLNKEDGRTIVMVTHNEEQAKQTSRTIRFFDGRQVQ is encoded by the coding sequence ATGATAACATTGAACTCTCTTTCCAAAATCTACCGTACTGATGAGATTGAAACGGTAGCGTTGGAAAATGTGAATCTGACGGTAGAACGTGGGGAATTCTTAAGTATAATGGGACCTTCCGGGTGTGGAAAATCTACGTTGTTGAATATAATGGGATTACTTGACACACCTACTATGGGAATGGTAGAAATCAATGGGATACGTACCGAAGGGATGAAAGACAAAGAATTGGCCGTTTTTCGTAATAAAACGCTTGGTTTTGTGTTTCAGTCTTTCCATTTGATTAATTCGTTAAATGTTATGGATAATGTGGAGCTGCCTTTACTTTATCGTCGTGTTGGCAGTAGTGAGCGAAAGCGGTTGGCACAAGAGGTATTGGAAAAAGTAGGGTTAAGTCATCGTATGAGACATTTTCCTACACAACTTTCCGGTGGTCAGTGCCAACGTGTGGCTATTGCCCGTGCTATTATCGGTAATCCCGAAATAATCCTTGCCGATGAGCCGACAGGTAACTTGGATTCAAAGATGGGAGCCGAAGTGATGGAGCTGCTTCACCGGTTGAATAAAGAAGATGGACGCACCATCGTCATGGTCACCCATAATGAAGAACAGGCGAAGCAGACTTCGCGTACCATTCGTTTTTTTGACGGACGACAAGTGCAGTAG
- a CDS encoding ABC transporter permease, with product MIKLYFKQAFHLLGENKLLSSISIIGTALAIAMIMVIVITLRATITPFAPETHRDRMLIFRFAGLQSKSNVNRQSNGPIGYNTAKACFKAMTTPEVVSITNILRETMLAAKPAGEMKSCSVLQTDDAFWKIFEFEFLSGKPYDNADFDAGAAKAVISEDMARHLFGTSEVVGKTFLLNHSAYIVCGVVRPVSKLAKYAYAQAWIPLSSTNAFTETWGNDDIMGMTAVYILAKSKDDFPAIHQEADRLRAIFMAGHPNFDLLYRGQPDTYFVAAQRYSANNPPAVKEAVRQYILTLLVLLIVPAVNLSGLTLSRMRKRISEIGVRKAFGAPRRELMMQVLSENMLYSLFGGILGLVLSYVAAFLLGGMLFSIDFVSNGVEDLRTMCVDLLFDPVMFLLAFLACFLLNLLSAAIPAWKVTRTNIVDAINER from the coding sequence ATGATAAAACTCTATTTTAAACAAGCATTCCATCTGTTGGGAGAAAATAAACTGCTTTCTTCTATTTCCATTATTGGTACAGCTTTGGCTATTGCTATGATAATGGTGATCGTGATTACTTTACGTGCGACTATTACTCCCTTTGCGCCGGAAACCCATCGTGACCGGATGCTCATTTTCCGGTTTGCCGGACTTCAAAGTAAGTCCAATGTGAATAGGCAAAGCAATGGCCCTATCGGATACAATACGGCAAAGGCTTGTTTCAAAGCAATGACAACTCCCGAAGTTGTTTCCATTACTAACATTTTACGGGAAACAATGCTGGCCGCTAAACCGGCAGGTGAGATGAAAAGTTGTAGTGTGTTGCAAACAGACGATGCCTTCTGGAAAATATTTGAATTTGAGTTTCTATCCGGCAAACCATACGATAATGCCGATTTTGATGCCGGAGCAGCAAAAGCTGTGATTTCCGAAGATATGGCTCGCCACCTGTTCGGGACATCAGAAGTGGTTGGAAAAACATTCCTTCTGAATCATTCTGCCTATATTGTTTGCGGAGTGGTACGTCCGGTCTCTAAACTGGCGAAGTACGCTTATGCGCAAGCCTGGATTCCTTTGAGTTCAACAAATGCCTTTACAGAAACTTGGGGCAATGACGATATCATGGGCATGACTGCCGTTTACATTCTGGCTAAATCAAAAGACGATTTTCCGGCTATTCATCAGGAAGCAGACCGCTTGCGGGCTATCTTTATGGCAGGGCATCCCAATTTCGATTTACTCTATCGTGGACAGCCTGATACTTATTTCGTAGCCGCGCAACGCTATTCCGCCAACAATCCTCCGGCTGTGAAAGAAGCAGTACGGCAATACATACTGACATTACTTGTCTTGTTGATTGTCCCTGCCGTCAACTTGTCCGGACTCACTTTGTCACGTATGCGTAAGCGTATTTCTGAAATAGGAGTGAGAAAAGCCTTTGGTGCACCCAGACGGGAGCTTATGATGCAGGTATTGTCCGAAAATATGCTTTATTCCCTGTTCGGGGGAATTCTCGGACTGGTATTAAGTTATGTTGCCGCCTTCCTTTTGGGAGGAATGCTTTTCTCCATAGACTTTGTATCCAATGGGGTGGAAGATTTGCGGACCATGTGTGTCGACTTACTGTTTGACCCTGTCATGTTCCTATTGGCATTTCTGGCTTGCTTCTTGCTCAATTTGCTAAGTGCCGCCATTCCGGCATGGAAAGTAACTCGCACCAATATTGTGGATGCCATCAACGAAAGATAA
- a CDS encoding glucosaminidase domain-containing protein, translating into MENKLHRLIFLTVVFFFAVGVQAQKRNARYIEYINKYSDLAVEQMKLHKIPASITLAQGLLESGAGYSQLARKSNNHFGIKCGSSWRGRTVRHDDDARNECFRAYKHPRDSYEDHSDFLRRGARYAFLFKLDITDYKGWARGLKKAGYATDPSYANRLITIIEDYDLYKYDRKGVYSERKLKKNPWLMNPHQVYIANDIAYVVARNGDTFKDLGNEFDISWKKLVKYNDLQRDYTLVEGDIIYLKSKKKKASKPYTVYVVKDGDSMHGISQKYGIRLKNLYKMNRKDGEYVPEIGDRLRLR; encoded by the coding sequence ATGGAGAATAAACTGCATAGACTTATCTTTTTAACCGTCGTTTTCTTCTTTGCCGTAGGAGTGCAGGCGCAGAAGCGGAATGCCCGTTACATCGAATATATAAATAAGTATAGTGATTTGGCTGTTGAACAGATGAAGCTTCATAAGATTCCGGCTAGTATCACGCTGGCACAAGGATTGCTGGAAAGCGGTGCCGGATATAGCCAGTTGGCGCGAAAGAGCAACAACCATTTTGGTATTAAATGTGGAAGCAGCTGGCGGGGACGTACGGTTCGTCATGATGATGATGCACGCAACGAATGTTTCCGTGCTTATAAGCATCCCCGTGACTCTTACGAAGATCATTCCGACTTCCTTAGAAGAGGTGCCCGTTACGCCTTTCTTTTCAAACTCGATATTACCGACTATAAAGGCTGGGCGCGTGGACTGAAAAAAGCAGGCTATGCTACCGATCCTTCTTATGCTAACCGTCTGATTACAATTATCGAAGATTATGACCTGTATAAATACGACCGTAAGGGGGTATATTCGGAACGGAAACTGAAAAAGAATCCTTGGTTGATGAACCCGCATCAAGTGTATATCGCTAATGATATCGCTTATGTGGTAGCCCGCAACGGTGATACCTTTAAAGATTTAGGCAACGAATTTGATATTAGTTGGAAGAAACTTGTGAAGTACAACGACTTGCAGCGTGATTATACTCTGGTGGAAGGAGATATCATCTACCTGAAGAGCAAGAAGAAAAAGGCTTCCAAACCTTATACTGTATATGTTGTGAAGGATGGAGATTCCATGCATGGCATCTCTCAAAAATATGGTATCCGTCTCAAAAATCTGTATAAGATGAATCGTAAGGATGGTGAGTATGTTCCGGAGATAGGAGACCGTTTGCGTCTGCGATAG
- a CDS encoding AraC family transcriptional regulator codes for MLQQYHTKLKGTLALTDSYLTEKALQKEKGLYKFIWVRNGSITVEIDHQEMTLTKDEVISLTHLQHLEFKSIDGEYLTLLFNSNFYCIYGNDHEVSCSGFLFNGSSHLIRFTLNEKERKELDTITEALENEFTVSDSLQEEMLRILLKRFIIQCTRIARHRMNITREKESGFEIVRQYYNLVDEHYRTKKQVQDYADMLHKSPKTLSNIFSTCKLPSPLRVIHERVEAEAKRLLLYSNKSAKEIADILGFEDQASFSRFFKNMTGQSAVQFRNTQEGKN; via the coding sequence ATGTTACAACAATATCACACGAAACTAAAAGGGACACTCGCACTTACAGACTCTTATCTGACAGAAAAAGCACTGCAAAAAGAAAAAGGGCTTTATAAATTTATATGGGTACGCAACGGAAGCATCACGGTAGAAATCGACCACCAGGAAATGACGCTTACCAAAGATGAAGTGATTTCACTCACCCATCTGCAACATCTCGAATTTAAATCGATTGACGGCGAATACCTGACTTTGTTGTTCAACAGCAATTTCTATTGTATCTATGGCAACGACCATGAAGTGTCATGCAGCGGTTTCCTGTTCAACGGCTCATCTCACCTGATCCGTTTCACACTGAATGAAAAAGAACGTAAAGAACTCGACACTATTACCGAAGCACTGGAAAACGAATTTACTGTTTCCGACAGCCTGCAAGAAGAGATGTTGCGCATCCTGCTGAAACGTTTCATTATTCAATGTACCCGGATTGCACGTCATCGCATGAATATCACCCGTGAAAAAGAATCCGGCTTCGAGATTGTCCGCCAATACTATAACTTGGTCGACGAGCATTACCGGACAAAAAAACAGGTACAGGACTATGCCGATATGCTTCATAAATCTCCCAAGACACTATCGAACATCTTTTCTACCTGCAAACTGCCTTCGCCGCTTCGGGTTATCCACGAACGGGTGGAAGCGGAAGCTAAACGTCTCCTGCTTTACAGCAACAAAAGTGCCAAAGAAATTGCCGATATTCTGGGATTTGAAGACCAGGCTTCATTCAGCCGTTTCTTCAAAAATATGACCGGACAGAGCGCCGTGCAATTCAGAAATACACAGGAAGGGAAAAATTGA
- a CDS encoding DUF417 family protein, translating into MKEKLIALLTFTSSLKSFGIKFIRVAILIVFVWIGGLKYFHYEADGIVPFVANSPFMSFFYAKGAPEYKEHKNAEGAFVPENRAWHEANRTYTFSYGLGGLIMSIGILVFLGIFFPKVGLAGDTLAIIMTLGTLSFLVTTPEVWVPDLGSGEFGFPLLSGAGRLVIKDIVILASAVVLLSDSSQRVLKTLKKD; encoded by the coding sequence ATGAAAGAGAAATTGATCGCTTTACTGACCTTCACTTCAAGTCTGAAAAGTTTTGGTATTAAATTTATCCGCGTTGCCATCCTGATAGTATTTGTATGGATAGGCGGATTGAAGTATTTCCACTATGAAGCCGACGGGATTGTTCCGTTTGTAGCCAACAGTCCTTTTATGAGTTTCTTCTATGCTAAAGGTGCACCCGAATACAAAGAACATAAAAATGCGGAGGGTGCTTTCGTCCCGGAAAATCGTGCATGGCACGAAGCAAACCGCACTTATACTTTCTCTTACGGACTGGGAGGTCTTATTATGAGCATTGGCATACTGGTATTCCTGGGAATCTTTTTCCCAAAAGTGGGATTGGCAGGCGACACTCTGGCTATTATCATGACGCTCGGAACACTTTCTTTTCTTGTCACTACCCCGGAAGTCTGGGTCCCCGACTTGGGAAGCGGAGAATTCGGTTTCCCGTTACTGTCCGGTGCAGGACGGTTGGTGATTAAAGACATTGTGATCCTGGCCAGTGCTGTAGTGTTATTATCCGACTCGTCACAACGCGTACTCAAAACACTTAAAAAAGACTAA
- a CDS encoding efflux RND transporter periplasmic adaptor subunit, whose translation MDREIPKEVRQKERNKKIIRYSSIGAASIIVIGVLISVLRAGVEAKDLVFSTVDKGVIEVSVSASGKVVPAFEEIINSPINSRILEVYKKGGDSVDVGTPILKLDLQSTETEYKKLLDEEQMRRYKLDQLRVNNQTKLSDMAMQIKVSAMKLSRMKVELRNEHYLDSLGAGTTDKVRQAELSYNVAQLEYEQLQQQYKNEKEVAAAELKVQELDFNIFRKSLSEKKRTLDDAQIRSPRRAILTYINNQIGAQISEGGQVAIISDLSHFKVEGEIADTYGDRVAAGGKAIVKIGSDKLEGTVSSVTPLSKNGVISFTVQLKEDNHRRLRSGLKTDVYVMNAVKEDVMRVANGSFYVGRGEYELFVCNSDDELAKRKIQLGDSNFEYVEVLSGLQPGDRVVVSDMSAYKNKNKLKIK comes from the coding sequence ATGGACAGAGAAATTCCTAAAGAAGTACGTCAGAAAGAGCGTAATAAGAAGATCATTCGTTATTCATCCATTGGAGCGGCAAGTATTATTGTCATTGGTGTACTTATATCTGTACTAAGGGCAGGAGTGGAGGCAAAAGATCTTGTCTTTTCCACAGTCGATAAAGGAGTTATTGAGGTAAGTGTCAGTGCTTCCGGCAAGGTGGTTCCTGCATTTGAAGAAATAATCAATTCTCCAATCAACAGTCGTATTCTTGAAGTCTATAAAAAAGGAGGAGATAGCGTAGATGTAGGTACTCCGATTCTGAAACTCGACCTTCAGAGTACGGAAACCGAATATAAAAAGTTGCTGGACGAAGAGCAGATGCGTCGGTATAAGCTCGATCAGCTTCGTGTCAATAATCAGACGAAGCTTTCCGATATGGCGATGCAGATCAAAGTTTCGGCTATGAAATTAAGCCGGATGAAGGTTGAGTTGAGAAATGAACACTATCTGGACAGTCTCGGTGCGGGAACAACGGATAAAGTGCGCCAGGCTGAATTGAGCTATAATGTTGCCCAGTTAGAGTACGAACAACTCCAGCAGCAATATAAAAATGAGAAGGAGGTGGCTGCTGCCGAACTGAAAGTGCAGGAACTTGATTTTAATATCTTCCGCAAGAGTCTCTCCGAAAAGAAACGTACTTTGGATGATGCGCAAATCCGTTCTCCGCGCAGAGCTATTCTTACCTATATTAATAACCAGATTGGTGCGCAGATTTCTGAAGGCGGGCAAGTCGCTATCATTTCCGATTTAAGTCATTTTAAGGTAGAAGGCGAGATTGCTGATACGTATGGCGACCGTGTGGCAGCCGGAGGAAAAGCAATTGTTAAGATAGGAAGCGATAAACTGGAAGGAACGGTCAGTAGTGTAACACCGTTATCCAAGAATGGCGTCATATCATTCACGGTTCAGTTGAAGGAAGATAATCACCGTCGTCTGCGCTCCGGATTGAAGACAGATGTTTATGTGATGAATGCTGTAAAGGAGGATGTGATGCGTGTTGCCAATGGCTCATTCTATGTTGGACGTGGTGAATACGAACTGTTTGTCTGCAACTCTGACGATGAACTGGCCAAACGTAAAATACAGTTGGGTGATTCAAACTTTGAATATGTAGAAGTTTTGAGTGGATTGCAACCGGGTGACAGGGTAGTGGTAAGCGATATGAGTGCATATAAGAACAAGAATAAGTTGAAGATCAAATAA
- a CDS encoding ABC transporter permease, translating to MQLLKQIWNERRSNGWLWSELLIVFVVLWYVVDWTYVTARTYYEPVGFDITDTYYLELSLKNDKSDSYLSKEQKSTTLGQDIIELANRLRRLPEVEAVSVSSNSRPYIGNNSGIMLRLDTLVSNPLQRVMTPGFFQVFRYQSTDGRGYQPLVQALENGNVVVGENFWPKKYKGDRMLLGKEVVEVDDSTEVYKIGALSTKVRYNDFWANYSDRYVAIAFTEKEMAKLEGEFYPSNIEVCLRVKPGTSQDFAEYLMKLSANQLSVGNLFILKVHDYEDIRNDFQQESYNQVQVRFWMMGFLLLNILLGIVGTFWFRTQHRRAESALRIAVGSSRMQLWQRLNKEGLLLLTLAALPAAAICYNIGYLELTGGVIEWGVVRFLITFIITYFLMALMILIGIWFPARQAIRIQPAEALREE from the coding sequence ATGCAACTATTAAAACAAATATGGAATGAACGCCGGTCAAACGGATGGTTATGGTCAGAACTATTAATTGTTTTTGTTGTCCTGTGGTATGTGGTCGACTGGACGTATGTGACGGCGCGTACTTATTACGAGCCAGTAGGATTTGATATTACCGATACGTATTATTTAGAGCTAAGTCTGAAAAACGACAAGAGTGATTCCTATCTTTCGAAAGAGCAAAAGAGTACAACTTTAGGACAAGATATCATCGAGTTGGCCAATCGTCTCCGGAGGTTGCCGGAAGTGGAAGCTGTTTCTGTATCCAGCAATTCGCGTCCCTATATTGGAAATAATTCCGGCATAATGCTGCGTCTTGATACATTGGTTAGTAACCCGTTGCAGCGGGTGATGACTCCCGGTTTTTTTCAGGTATTTCGTTATCAAAGTACCGATGGACGCGGTTATCAGCCATTGGTGCAGGCTTTAGAAAATGGCAATGTGGTAGTCGGTGAAAATTTCTGGCCCAAAAAATATAAAGGAGACCGCATGCTGTTGGGTAAGGAAGTAGTTGAAGTGGATGATTCTACGGAAGTATATAAAATAGGAGCTTTGTCAACGAAGGTACGTTATAATGACTTCTGGGCTAATTATAGTGATCGATATGTGGCTATTGCTTTTACGGAAAAGGAAATGGCGAAACTGGAAGGAGAATTTTATCCTTCAAATATAGAAGTATGTCTGCGCGTGAAACCAGGGACCTCCCAAGACTTTGCGGAATATTTGATGAAATTGTCCGCCAACCAGTTGAGTGTCGGTAACTTATTCATCCTGAAAGTGCATGATTATGAAGATATACGAAATGACTTCCAGCAAGAGAGCTATAACCAGGTACAGGTACGTTTCTGGATGATGGGCTTCTTATTACTCAATATCCTGCTGGGTATTGTCGGCACATTCTGGTTTCGTACGCAACACCGTCGTGCCGAGTCTGCGCTTCGTATAGCAGTCGGGTCCAGTCGGATGCAGCTTTGGCAGCGTTTGAATAAAGAAGGACTACTATTATTGACTCTGGCCGCTTTGCCTGCCGCCGCCATATGTTATAATATAGGCTATCTGGAATTGACTGGAGGGGTTATAGAGTGGGGAGTAGTGCGTTTTCTAATCACGTTTATTATAACCTACTTCCTGATGGCTTTGATGATTCTCATTGGTATTTGGTTTCCTGCTCGTCAGGCAATCCGCATACAGCCTGCCGAAGCGTTACGCGAAGAATAA
- a CDS encoding GIN domain-containing protein: protein MTKNIFIVAIAILLSAAFCSLSAQNVSKDYNVGDFSAINLQSVGNIIFAQSAECTCRLEGPSEFVEKTRVTVKNGTLVIDYKEKNAKNVKNLIFYITAPDLSKVKIDGVGNFDAKEKLNLKNIAFKLDGVGNCNVKNLHCDELKLDVDGVGNMKMNVDCGIIKAKVDGVGNITLSGKADTAFFKKDGVGKINHKNLKCKDITKKGWNF, encoded by the coding sequence ATGACAAAGAATATTTTCATCGTTGCGATAGCTATCCTGTTAAGTGCTGCTTTTTGTTCGCTATCAGCACAAAATGTGAGTAAAGATTATAATGTAGGCGACTTTTCTGCCATCAACCTGCAATCTGTCGGAAATATTATTTTCGCTCAATCGGCAGAATGTACCTGCCGTTTGGAAGGACCTTCCGAATTTGTAGAGAAAACCCGGGTAACGGTGAAGAACGGTACACTGGTTATCGATTATAAAGAGAAGAATGCAAAGAATGTCAAGAATCTGATTTTTTACATAACTGCTCCCGATTTGAGTAAAGTGAAAATCGACGGGGTAGGGAACTTTGATGCAAAGGAAAAATTGAATCTTAAAAATATAGCTTTCAAACTTGACGGAGTGGGAAATTGCAACGTGAAAAATCTTCATTGCGATGAACTGAAACTCGATGTCGATGGAGTAGGCAATATGAAAATGAATGTTGACTGTGGTATTATCAAGGCTAAAGTGGATGGAGTAGGAAATATCACTTTATCGGGTAAGGCTGATACTGCTTTCTTTAAAAAGGATGGTGTTGGTAAAATCAATCACAAAAACCTGAAATGTAAGGATATAACAAAGAAGGGCTGGAATTTCTAA